The following are from one region of the Actinoplanes sp. L3-i22 genome:
- a CDS encoding RNA methyltransferase — protein MPAIAITSPDDPRIGDYRALTDLELRTRWEPPNGLFIAEGELVIERALRAGYRMRSALVDEKRADQLTGLPGDAPLYTAAPPVLESITGFHVHRGILASFHRRPLPALGDLLATARNLAVLEGLNTHTNLGALFRSAAALGIDAIVLSPNCADPLYRRAVRVSMGEVFAIPYTKTDTWPDPLATIRAAGFTLLAMTPAPDAVALKDLTPDQRVRPALLLGAEGPGLTAEAMKASDVRVAIPMHNGVDSLNVATAAAITFYELTRGATTPERTAPHTRAL, from the coding sequence GTGCCAGCCATCGCCATCACCAGCCCGGACGACCCCCGCATCGGTGACTACCGCGCCCTGACCGACCTCGAACTGCGGACCCGCTGGGAGCCGCCCAACGGGCTGTTCATCGCCGAGGGCGAGCTGGTCATCGAGCGGGCGCTGCGCGCCGGGTACCGGATGCGCTCGGCGCTCGTCGACGAGAAGCGCGCCGATCAGCTCACCGGCCTGCCCGGGGACGCGCCGCTGTACACCGCCGCCCCACCGGTCCTGGAGTCGATCACCGGCTTCCACGTGCACCGGGGCATCCTCGCCTCGTTCCACCGCCGGCCGCTGCCGGCCCTCGGCGACCTGCTCGCCACCGCGCGGAACCTGGCCGTCCTGGAGGGCCTGAACACGCACACCAACCTGGGGGCGCTGTTCCGCAGCGCGGCCGCCCTCGGCATCGACGCGATCGTGCTCTCGCCGAACTGCGCGGACCCGCTCTACCGCCGGGCGGTGCGGGTCAGCATGGGTGAGGTGTTCGCGATCCCGTACACGAAGACGGACACCTGGCCGGACCCGCTCGCCACGATCCGCGCGGCCGGATTCACCCTGCTGGCGATGACGCCGGCGCCCGACGCGGTGGCCCTCAAAGACCTGACCCCAGATCAGCGGGTACGGCCGGCGCTCCTCCTCGGCGCCGAAGGCCCCGGCCTCACCGCCGAGGCGATGAAGGCCAGCGACGTCCGGGTAGCCATCCCGATGCACAACGGCGTGGACTCGCTGAACGTCGCCACGGCCGCCGCCATCACGTTCTACGAACTCACCCGCGGCGCGACCACACCGGAGCGCACGGCACCTCATACCCGCGCTCTCTGA
- a CDS encoding FAD-binding oxidoreductase has translation MSSAPGSDPHLLALLRAIRLRKSAPDAAEAGAADTAAALSEIAATRRDESRPPSKPAIISNPAIVSVPVVAGEAPVETEDVPPGRVGGVGASGRSAPGPQNSADGPPRNPAGDGPQPPRGAGSELLWRGGQGAALGRSGLGGRRPGAPGQPDRAGANAAYGVPLNRVNPITGINPSGPVTPVPAVPGVAPARPIGPTGTEFPSVTPAEYAAHFAQKTTRRDLPADGMDPGDTMALRDTQRLLSTSLTFAGGVDEVAGRLWHALLQAQPDLLTLLPGTPASQRAQLARGLTWLVHRLDDPPAVVAGCGQLGAALAECGLQWNQLQMVGAALAEAMRAGMAPGVWRQDFDQAWRWTWQHVHEWLVHGGTLIAYQPTVWDAEVISHELRRPDLAVVRLRPFLPLPWRPGQFARVEVDAVPGIWRPYSLAGAPHLDGVAELHIRAKTETGVSGTLVHDTRVGDRVRISRAEGEMGLPAEPGRGVLMIAGDTGVAPMKSMLAHLAVVRDPRPAVLFWGVRNAAELYDIEELTELARRAPRATVVPVISEGDPGPYPFGLVTDAVAAYGEWSRHEVYLAGPPLMLAATAIALRQLGVDPRRIHHDAPE, from the coding sequence TTGTCGTCTGCTCCGGGATCAGACCCTCATCTGCTCGCCCTGCTGCGGGCCATCCGGCTGCGCAAGAGCGCCCCCGACGCGGCCGAGGCCGGCGCCGCGGACACGGCCGCCGCGCTGTCCGAGATCGCCGCGACGCGGCGGGACGAGAGCCGGCCGCCCAGCAAGCCCGCGATCATCAGCAACCCCGCGATCGTCAGCGTCCCCGTGGTGGCCGGCGAGGCACCGGTGGAGACGGAGGATGTCCCACCGGGCCGGGTCGGCGGCGTCGGCGCGTCCGGCCGCAGCGCCCCCGGTCCACAGAACTCGGCTGACGGGCCTCCGCGAAACCCGGCCGGCGATGGCCCGCAGCCGCCTCGGGGAGCCGGCTCCGAGCTGCTCTGGCGCGGTGGCCAGGGCGCCGCGCTGGGCCGTTCCGGGCTGGGCGGGCGTCGTCCCGGCGCCCCCGGGCAACCGGACCGGGCCGGGGCGAACGCGGCCTACGGCGTACCCCTCAATCGGGTCAATCCGATCACCGGGATCAACCCGTCCGGCCCGGTGACTCCGGTGCCGGCCGTCCCGGGCGTGGCCCCGGCCCGTCCGATCGGCCCTACCGGGACCGAGTTCCCCTCGGTCACCCCGGCGGAGTACGCCGCGCACTTCGCCCAGAAGACCACCCGGCGCGACCTGCCCGCCGACGGCATGGACCCGGGCGACACCATGGCGCTGCGCGACACCCAGCGCCTGCTCAGCACGAGTCTGACCTTCGCCGGCGGCGTCGACGAGGTGGCCGGCCGGCTCTGGCACGCGCTGCTGCAGGCCCAGCCGGACCTGCTGACCCTGCTGCCCGGCACCCCGGCCTCCCAGCGGGCGCAGCTCGCGCGCGGGCTCACCTGGCTGGTGCACCGGCTCGACGACCCGCCGGCCGTGGTCGCCGGCTGCGGGCAGCTCGGCGCCGCGCTGGCCGAGTGCGGCCTGCAGTGGAACCAGTTGCAGATGGTCGGCGCGGCCCTCGCCGAGGCGATGCGGGCCGGGATGGCGCCGGGCGTCTGGCGGCAGGACTTCGACCAGGCCTGGCGCTGGACGTGGCAGCACGTCCACGAGTGGCTGGTGCACGGCGGCACGCTGATCGCCTACCAGCCGACCGTCTGGGACGCCGAGGTGATCAGCCACGAGCTGCGCCGCCCCGACCTGGCGGTGGTGCGGCTGCGGCCGTTCCTGCCGCTGCCGTGGCGGCCCGGGCAGTTCGCCCGGGTCGAGGTCGACGCCGTCCCCGGCATCTGGCGGCCGTACTCGCTGGCCGGCGCCCCGCACCTGGACGGCGTGGCCGAGCTGCACATCCGGGCCAAGACCGAGACCGGGGTCAGCGGCACGCTGGTGCACGACACCCGGGTCGGCGACCGGGTCCGGATCAGCCGCGCCGAGGGCGAGATGGGCCTGCCGGCCGAGCCGGGTCGCGGCGTGCTGATGATCGCCGGGGACACCGGGGTCGCGCCGATGAAGTCGATGCTCGCCCACCTGGCCGTGGTGCGCGATCCGCGGCCGGCGGTGCTGTTCTGGGGCGTGCGGAACGCCGCCGAGCTCTACGACATCGAGGAGCTGACCGAGCTGGCCCGCCGGGCGCCGCGGGCGACCGTGGTGCCGGTGATCTCCGAGGGCGACCCCGGGCCGTACCCGTTCGGGCTGGTCACGGACGCGGTGGCAGCCTACGGGGAGTGGTCCCGGCACGAGGTCTACCTGGCCGGTCCGCCGCTCATGCTGGCGGCCACGGCGATCGCGCTGCGGCAGTTGGGTGTCGACCCGCGCCGCATCCACCACGACGCCCCGGAGTGA
- a CDS encoding YwqG family protein, translating into MEIDDHLLGAAAPGLRTVLADTALPSLRLTVGGACAPDTPATRLGGVPLLAPDADWPRSPSGDAQSFLGQLNCDDVNAGLGAAILPPGTVLGFFYDWIEQRWGFDPADAGYWHVTATPLAAAAPVAGQAEESFTARAVTSALVCTVPGLDEPPVGAVRTDRHWWRRRDPVEDFYDALENDEEIPVHRVFGWPDLVQGPMQLECQLAANGIHHGNPAGVEGARVEELTPGAGDWLLLWQIDTDDTMDWIWGDSGRLYYWIRRQDLAARRFDQVWLVLQCA; encoded by the coding sequence ATGGAGATCGACGACCACCTCCTCGGGGCGGCCGCCCCCGGACTGCGCACCGTGCTCGCCGACACCGCCCTGCCCTCGCTGCGGCTGACCGTCGGCGGCGCCTGCGCCCCGGACACCCCGGCCACCCGGCTCGGCGGCGTGCCGCTGCTCGCGCCGGACGCGGACTGGCCGCGATCGCCCTCGGGCGACGCCCAGTCCTTCCTGGGCCAGCTGAACTGCGACGACGTCAACGCCGGGCTCGGCGCCGCGATCCTCCCGCCGGGGACCGTCCTCGGGTTCTTCTACGACTGGATCGAGCAGCGCTGGGGCTTCGACCCCGCCGACGCCGGCTACTGGCACGTGACGGCCACCCCGCTGGCGGCGGCCGCCCCGGTCGCCGGCCAGGCCGAGGAGTCGTTCACCGCGCGCGCCGTCACCAGCGCGCTGGTGTGCACCGTCCCCGGGCTCGACGAGCCGCCGGTCGGCGCCGTCCGCACGGACCGGCACTGGTGGCGGCGCCGCGACCCGGTCGAGGACTTCTACGACGCGCTGGAGAACGACGAGGAGATCCCGGTGCACCGGGTCTTCGGCTGGCCCGACCTGGTCCAGGGTCCGATGCAGCTGGAGTGCCAGCTCGCCGCGAACGGCATCCACCACGGCAACCCGGCCGGGGTGGAGGGGGCCCGGGTCGAGGAGCTGACCCCGGGCGCCGGCGACTGGCTGCTGCTGTGGCAGATCGACACCGACGACACGATGGACTGGATCTGGGGCGACTCCGGCCGGTTGTACTACTGGATCCGCCGCCAGGACCTGGCCGCACGACGGTTCGACCAGGTCTGGCTCGTGCTGCAGTGCGCGTAG
- the murD gene encoding UDP-N-acetylmuramoyl-L-alanine--D-glutamate ligase: MRLADLRGRSVAVWGTGREGRAAVHAIAPHEPSRLLVVNDGAGYLDDPWDDPRAPLAGGEHAFAALASADVIVRSPGVPSTHPFMADLRGRGIPVTGGSALWMADHAAQTVGVTGSKGKSTTSSLLSHLLAAVGRPNAYGGNIGVPLLDLPPAELYVLELSSYQCADLTDSPRVAVVTSLFPEHLDAHGGEREYYRDKLNILAHGPDLIVVNGADERLRDEIRGVLDRNHFPPVPAAAEDSRFRVEDGTVFCSDDALFDRAALRLRGRHNERNLCVALAVLDGMGIDVVGSRTELEAAVRAFQGLPHRLTEIEDPSGVTFVDDTLSTAPYATMHAVEAFEDRPLTVLVGGTDRGLDYAPLRGFLASRELTVIGMPDSGPRILAELSGLPKITTHHSADLADAVRIAREVTPPGGVVLLSPAAPSYGRFRNFEHRSEAFLAAIAATAPEAAAE, from the coding sequence GTGCGCCTGGCAGACCTGCGCGGCCGATCGGTGGCGGTCTGGGGTACCGGCCGGGAGGGCCGGGCCGCGGTGCACGCGATCGCGCCGCACGAGCCGTCCCGCCTGCTCGTGGTGAACGACGGCGCCGGCTATCTCGACGACCCGTGGGACGACCCGCGCGCCCCGCTGGCCGGCGGCGAGCACGCCTTCGCGGCCCTGGCCAGCGCCGATGTCATCGTACGCTCGCCCGGCGTGCCGTCCACCCACCCGTTCATGGCGGACCTGCGCGGCCGGGGCATCCCGGTCACCGGCGGCAGCGCGCTCTGGATGGCCGACCACGCCGCGCAGACCGTCGGGGTCACCGGCAGCAAGGGCAAGAGCACCACGTCCAGCCTGCTCAGCCACCTGCTGGCGGCGGTCGGCCGGCCCAACGCGTACGGCGGGAACATCGGCGTCCCGCTGCTCGACCTCCCGCCCGCCGAGCTGTACGTGCTGGAGCTCTCCAGCTACCAGTGCGCGGACCTGACCGACTCGCCCCGGGTGGCCGTCGTCACGTCCCTGTTCCCGGAGCACCTGGACGCGCACGGCGGCGAGCGGGAGTACTACCGCGACAAGCTGAACATCCTCGCCCACGGTCCGGATCTGATCGTGGTCAACGGCGCCGACGAGCGGCTGCGCGACGAGATCCGCGGCGTGCTCGACCGCAACCACTTCCCGCCCGTTCCGGCCGCCGCCGAGGACTCCCGCTTCCGGGTCGAGGACGGCACCGTCTTCTGCAGCGACGACGCCCTCTTCGACCGGGCCGCGCTGCGGCTCCGGGGCCGGCACAACGAGCGCAACCTGTGCGTGGCGCTGGCCGTGCTGGACGGCATGGGCATCGACGTGGTCGGCTCGCGCACCGAGCTCGAGGCCGCGGTCCGCGCGTTCCAGGGCCTGCCGCACCGCCTGACCGAGATCGAGGACCCGTCCGGCGTCACGTTCGTCGACGACACCCTGTCCACCGCGCCGTACGCCACGATGCACGCCGTCGAGGCCTTCGAGGACCGCCCACTCACCGTGTTGGTCGGCGGCACCGACCGCGGCCTCGACTACGCTCCGTTGCGAGGATTCCTCGCCTCTCGCGAACTCACCGTGATCGGCATGCCGGACAGCGGGCCCCGGATCCTGGCCGAGTTGTCCGGCCTTCCCAAGATCACCACGCATCACTCCGCGGACCTGGCCGACGCTGTCCGGATCGCCCGCGAGGTGACCCCGCCCGGCGGGGTGGTCCTGCTCTCGCCGGCCGCGCCGAGCTACGGCCGCTTCCGCAACTTCGAGCACCGCTCCGAGGCCTTCCTGGCCGCCATCGCGGCGACCGCCCCCGAGGCCGCCGCGGAGTAA
- a CDS encoding MurR/RpiR family transcriptional regulator encodes MAEPEMDGTASTAVADSPARDQAAPTGSDQTMRDRLEQGLWVRGESRNRAENGRAERVERDAERTDLPDHTRSANENSDQGVLVRVRTQLPEFTGALQRVAEQVLTDPAGASRATIVELAERSGTSPATVTRFCRALGFDGYADLRLGIAAETGRARSAGWTVDIGREIQPNDPLERVLGQIMAADTRAMHDTASLLDLAEVARAAVAIAGAARVNIFGASGSALVGEEMQFSLHRIGIPVWAWTDVHNGLASAALSRPGDVALGISHSGETGETIELLAEASSRGATTIALTSFPRSPLAELADIVLLTATQATTFRPDALSARHPQLVVLDLLYVAVAQRTHERSHAAFQRTAQAVHGHKAAKDA; translated from the coding sequence ATGGCTGAGCCGGAGATGGACGGCACCGCGTCGACCGCGGTCGCTGACTCGCCGGCCCGCGACCAGGCTGCGCCCACAGGGAGCGACCAGACGATGCGGGACCGGCTTGAGCAGGGCCTATGGGTCCGCGGTGAGTCCCGCAACCGGGCCGAGAACGGCCGCGCCGAGCGGGTTGAGCGGGACGCGGAGCGCACCGACCTGCCGGACCACACCCGTTCGGCGAATGAAAATAGCGACCAAGGGGTTCTTGTCCGGGTTCGCACGCAGCTGCCGGAGTTCACCGGAGCCCTGCAGCGCGTCGCCGAGCAGGTGCTGACCGACCCCGCGGGCGCCTCCCGGGCCACCATCGTCGAGCTCGCCGAGCGGTCCGGCACGTCGCCGGCGACCGTGACCCGGTTCTGCCGGGCGCTCGGCTTCGACGGCTACGCGGATCTGCGACTGGGCATCGCCGCCGAGACCGGGCGCGCCCGGTCGGCCGGCTGGACGGTCGACATCGGCCGGGAGATCCAGCCCAACGACCCCCTGGAGCGCGTGCTCGGCCAGATCATGGCCGCCGACACCAGGGCCATGCATGACACCGCCTCGCTACTCGATCTGGCGGAGGTGGCGCGGGCCGCGGTGGCGATCGCCGGCGCGGCGCGGGTGAACATCTTCGGGGCCAGCGGAAGCGCGCTGGTCGGCGAGGAGATGCAGTTCAGTTTGCACCGCATCGGCATCCCGGTGTGGGCCTGGACCGACGTGCACAACGGTCTGGCCAGCGCCGCGCTGTCCCGGCCCGGCGACGTCGCGCTCGGGATCTCGCACAGTGGCGAGACCGGCGAGACGATCGAGCTGCTCGCCGAGGCGAGCAGCCGGGGCGCCACCACCATCGCGCTGACCAGCTTCCCCCGTTCCCCGCTGGCCGAGCTCGCGGACATCGTCCTGCTCACCGCCACCCAGGCGACCACCTTCCGGCCGGATGCCCTGTCGGCGCGGCATCCGCAGCTGGTGGTCCTCGATCTTCTGTACGTAGCCGTCGCGCAGCGAACCCACGAACGCTCGCACGCCGCTTTCCAGCGGACCGCTCAGGCGGTTCACGGGCACAAAGCGGCGAAGGACGCCTGA
- a CDS encoding extracellular solute-binding protein codes for MKRKIAVAAALAATLLGTAACGSKSDDNSAASTTTKIDGTGKTIKVWLMVDAQTSWKNVVDDATKRFTAATGAQVNVEYQQWANHLTKLDATLAGSDVPDVVELGNTEFSKYVFNGGFAEVNKSEFENNDSWLSGLSGACELDGKYYCVPYYAGARVLIYRTDLFKAAGIAAAPKTYDEFLADADKLQAGNKDSKFGAVYMPGQYWYAAMSFVKSTGGEIAKKDGDKWAGQLSQPASQQGLQRWVDMVKKYSKADVTKNENDQAGIFSQGQAGMFYGNAWEQGVAEEVHKDPNDATSPLVPTKVKGKLAAAPMPEIPSFLGGSNLGVTQKSANKELSAQWIKAFTDSTSMAGLVKANALPNATSLMDKAAADNPTIAPAALAAKLSWFPPNAEKWADVEKGNVLQTMLTDVLTGKKSVADATKWADDQINATLNES; via the coding sequence GTGAAGCGCAAGATCGCGGTCGCCGCGGCGCTCGCTGCGACGCTGCTCGGCACCGCCGCGTGTGGTTCCAAGAGCGACGACAACAGCGCCGCCTCGACCACCACCAAGATCGACGGCACCGGCAAGACCATCAAGGTCTGGCTGATGGTGGACGCCCAGACCTCCTGGAAGAACGTGGTCGACGACGCGACCAAGCGGTTCACCGCGGCGACCGGCGCGCAGGTGAACGTCGAGTACCAGCAGTGGGCCAACCACCTCACCAAGCTGGACGCGACGCTGGCCGGCTCGGACGTGCCGGACGTGGTCGAGCTCGGCAACACCGAGTTCTCGAAGTACGTCTTCAACGGCGGCTTCGCCGAGGTCAACAAGTCCGAGTTCGAGAACAACGACAGCTGGCTGTCGGGTCTGTCCGGCGCGTGCGAGCTGGACGGCAAGTACTACTGCGTGCCCTACTACGCCGGCGCCCGGGTGCTGATCTACCGGACCGACCTGTTCAAGGCCGCCGGGATCGCCGCCGCGCCGAAGACGTACGACGAGTTCCTCGCCGACGCCGACAAGCTGCAGGCGGGCAACAAGGACAGCAAGTTCGGCGCGGTCTACATGCCGGGCCAGTACTGGTACGCCGCGATGTCGTTCGTCAAGTCCACCGGCGGCGAGATCGCCAAGAAGGACGGCGACAAGTGGGCCGGCCAGCTCTCCCAGCCGGCCTCGCAGCAGGGCCTGCAGCGCTGGGTCGACATGGTCAAGAAGTACTCGAAGGCCGACGTCACCAAGAACGAGAACGACCAGGCCGGCATCTTCTCGCAGGGCCAGGCGGGCATGTTCTACGGCAACGCGTGGGAGCAGGGCGTGGCCGAGGAGGTCCACAAGGACCCGAACGACGCGACCTCCCCGCTGGTCCCGACCAAGGTGAAGGGCAAGCTGGCCGCCGCGCCGATGCCGGAGATCCCCTCCTTCCTCGGTGGCTCGAACCTGGGCGTGACCCAGAAGAGCGCCAACAAGGAGCTCTCCGCTCAGTGGATCAAGGCGTTCACCGACAGCACCTCGATGGCCGGCCTGGTCAAGGCGAACGCGCTGCCGAACGCCACCTCGCTGATGGACAAGGCCGCCGCCGACAACCCGACCATCGCCCCGGCCGCGCTCGCCGCGAAGCTGAGCTGGTTCCCGCCGAACGCCGAGAAGTGGGCCGACGTGGAGAAGGGCAACGTTCTGCAGACCATGCTGACCGACGTCCTGACCGGCAAGAAGAGTGTCGCCGACGCCACCAAGTGGGCCGACGACCAGATCAACGCCACGCTCAACGAGTCCTGA
- a CDS encoding carbohydrate ABC transporter permease produces the protein MYAVDSPTNRPQVASGGVTEQKPATRRRTRRRRHDARTPWLLVAPTLLVLALMLGYPLYRMIVLSFQNMRLRELLTGLTPSWVGFEQYQKALTDSTFWGVVGRTAAFTVVSVTVSVLAGLGVALLMRRVHRRVRLAMMIAMMFVWALPQLVAAQAFVWLTDSDFGVLNYLIDKIPGVDYANHSWFVSPLQGWTLITVLVVWAGIPFLAISLSAGLTQVPKELLEAATVDGATAWQALRNITLPILKPLLTIVTTLSVIWNFGLFTQVWVFRSGHPEPYFQTLATFSYTQAFGQSRYSYGSAIAVITVLLMLGVMVFYIRQMFKIGEVD, from the coding sequence ATGTACGCCGTCGACTCCCCGACGAACCGGCCGCAGGTGGCGTCCGGCGGGGTGACCGAGCAGAAGCCGGCCACCCGCCGGCGGACGCGGCGCCGCCGCCACGACGCGCGGACGCCCTGGCTGCTCGTGGCGCCCACGCTGCTGGTGCTGGCGCTGATGCTGGGCTACCCGCTGTACCGCATGATCGTGCTCTCCTTCCAGAACATGCGGCTGCGGGAGCTGCTGACCGGCCTCACGCCGTCGTGGGTCGGCTTCGAGCAGTACCAGAAGGCGCTGACCGACTCGACGTTCTGGGGCGTCGTCGGGCGGACCGCGGCGTTCACCGTGGTCTCGGTGACCGTCTCGGTGCTGGCCGGCCTGGGCGTGGCGCTGCTGATGCGCCGCGTGCACCGCCGGGTCCGGCTGGCCATGATGATCGCGATGATGTTCGTCTGGGCGCTGCCGCAGCTGGTCGCGGCGCAGGCCTTCGTCTGGCTGACCGACTCCGACTTCGGCGTGCTGAACTACCTGATCGACAAGATCCCCGGGGTCGACTACGCGAACCACAGCTGGTTCGTGAGTCCCCTGCAGGGCTGGACGCTGATCACCGTGCTGGTGGTCTGGGCCGGCATCCCGTTCCTGGCGATCTCGCTGAGCGCGGGGCTGACCCAGGTGCCCAAGGAGCTGCTGGAGGCCGCCACGGTCGACGGGGCGACGGCCTGGCAGGCGCTGCGCAACATCACCCTGCCGATCCTCAAGCCGCTGCTGACCATCGTCACCACGCTGTCGGTGATCTGGAACTTCGGCCTGTTCACCCAGGTCTGGGTGTTCCGCTCCGGGCATCCGGAGCCGTACTTCCAGACGCTCGCGACGTTCTCGTACACCCAGGCGTTCGGCCAGTCCCGGTACAGCTACGGGTCGGCGATCGCGGTGATCACCGTGCTGCTGATGCTCGGCGTGATGGTGTTCTACATCCGTCAGATGTTCAAGATCGGGGAGGTGGACTGA
- a CDS encoding carbohydrate ABC transporter permease, whose translation MAAARHDEGVVTVGRSRVGTVFANTGGVLFALVMIFPVYWVLNTAFKPREEVMSYQPFFFPAHPTLDNFRSAIKAENFLSGLLNGLLITGMAVVAALIIGFLAALAIARFNFYGRRAMIMIILCVQLVPLLALLIPLFLMLQGWHLTNSLVGVALVYLVLLLPYTVWTLRGFIAGIPKELDEAAMIDGCTRAQVFWRIILPLTGPGLVATAVYGFIQAWNEFIIINTLNSPGKQNLMAWLLQNQTERGTAWGPLMAGAIITSLPVVIFFLLIQRNIATGLTAGAVKG comes from the coding sequence ATGGCTGCCGCACGTCATGACGAAGGTGTGGTGACCGTCGGCCGCAGCCGGGTCGGCACGGTCTTCGCGAACACCGGCGGGGTGCTGTTCGCGCTGGTGATGATCTTCCCGGTGTACTGGGTGCTCAACACCGCGTTCAAGCCGCGCGAAGAGGTGATGAGCTACCAGCCGTTCTTCTTCCCGGCGCACCCGACGCTCGACAACTTCCGGTCCGCGATCAAGGCCGAGAACTTCCTGTCCGGCCTGCTGAACGGTCTGCTCATCACCGGGATGGCGGTGGTCGCGGCGCTGATCATCGGTTTCCTCGCGGCACTTGCCATCGCGCGTTTCAACTTCTACGGTCGCCGGGCGATGATCATGATCATCCTGTGCGTCCAGCTCGTTCCCCTGCTCGCCCTGCTCATCCCGCTCTTCCTGATGCTGCAGGGCTGGCACCTGACCAACAGTCTGGTCGGGGTGGCGCTGGTCTACCTGGTGCTGCTGCTGCCGTACACGGTCTGGACCCTGCGTGGTTTCATCGCCGGCATCCCGAAGGAGCTGGACGAGGCCGCGATGATCGACGGTTGTACCCGGGCCCAGGTGTTCTGGCGGATCATCCTGCCGCTCACCGGCCCCGGCCTGGTCGCCACCGCGGTCTACGGATTCATCCAGGCCTGGAACGAGTTCATCATCATCAACACGCTCAACAGCCCGGGCAAGCAGAACCTGATGGCCTGGCTGTTGCAGAACCAAACGGAACGCGGTACCGCCTGGGGCCCCCTCATGGCCGGTGCGATCATCACCTCCTTGCCTGTGGTGATCTTCTTCCTGTTGATCCAGCGGAACATCGCCACCGGGCTGACCGCCGGCGCAGTCAAGGGCTGA
- the ngcE gene encoding N-acetylglucosamine/diacetylchitobiose ABC transporter substrate-binding protein, whose product MSEMTTSRRTLLRRAAAVGLVAAPGVSFLSACAGSDDTPTTPQATGAKSSDNPLGIDPKAGVEIVIFDGGLGTKYATDVDTPLFNKKWPDAKITYSATQQVATTIKPRLNAGSAPDMINNSGSDIMDFGAIVKAGQAADLTDLFAAPSLDITGKTVADTLVPGAIEQGTYDVEGGRKPFAVNYSFTVFGLWYNKKLFDKNSWTVPATWADFTALLDKIKAAGITPFGYAGANASYYMVRAIMTSAAKIGTEQVLKDIDNLKPGAWTNDAILQAAKAWGEVGTKYIDKSFLGLKHTEVQLQQDQDKVAFYPCGSWLENEQAASTPATFEYAMMAFPSVTTADKLPATAINAAAGEIYFAAAKSKNPQGGKEYLRTMLSKAAALEFTKLTKSLTVVSGAADGLTISPGLTSANDALSKAGKDVFMGYLFDTWYKKLDDASREAANQLMFKGGDAQKFCDTMEAASQAVAKDSSITKFTRS is encoded by the coding sequence ATGTCTGAGATGACGACTTCCCGTCGTACTTTGCTCCGCCGTGCCGCCGCGGTCGGCCTGGTCGCCGCCCCCGGCGTGAGCTTCCTGAGCGCTTGTGCCGGCTCGGACGACACCCCCACCACCCCGCAGGCGACCGGCGCCAAGTCGTCGGACAACCCGCTGGGTATCGACCCCAAGGCCGGCGTCGAGATCGTGATCTTCGACGGTGGTCTGGGCACCAAGTACGCGACCGACGTCGACACCCCGCTCTTCAACAAGAAGTGGCCGGACGCCAAGATCACGTACTCGGCCACCCAGCAGGTCGCGACGACGATCAAGCCGCGGCTGAACGCCGGCTCGGCGCCCGACATGATCAACAACTCCGGGTCCGACATCATGGACTTCGGCGCCATCGTGAAGGCCGGCCAGGCGGCCGACCTGACCGACCTGTTCGCCGCCCCGTCGCTCGACATCACCGGCAAGACGGTCGCCGACACCCTGGTGCCGGGCGCCATCGAGCAGGGCACCTACGACGTCGAGGGCGGCCGCAAGCCGTTCGCGGTGAACTACTCCTTCACCGTCTTCGGCCTCTGGTACAACAAGAAGCTGTTCGACAAGAACAGCTGGACCGTCCCGGCCACCTGGGCCGATTTCACCGCGCTGCTCGACAAGATCAAGGCCGCCGGCATCACGCCGTTCGGCTACGCGGGCGCCAACGCGTCGTACTACATGGTCCGCGCGATCATGACCAGCGCCGCGAAGATCGGCACCGAGCAGGTGCTGAAGGACATCGACAACCTCAAGCCGGGCGCGTGGACCAACGACGCGATCCTGCAGGCCGCGAAGGCCTGGGGCGAGGTCGGCACCAAGTACATCGACAAGTCCTTCCTGGGCCTCAAGCACACCGAGGTGCAGCTGCAGCAGGACCAGGACAAGGTCGCGTTCTACCCGTGTGGTTCGTGGCTGGAGAACGAGCAGGCCGCCAGCACCCCGGCGACCTTCGAGTACGCCATGATGGCGTTCCCGAGCGTCACCACGGCGGACAAGCTCCCGGCGACCGCGATCAACGCCGCGGCCGGCGAGATCTACTTCGCGGCGGCCAAGAGCAAGAACCCGCAGGGTGGCAAGGAATACCTGCGGACCATGCTCTCCAAGGCGGCGGCGCTGGAGTTCACGAAGCTCACCAAGTCGCTTACGGTGGTTTCCGGAGCGGCCGACGGCCTCACCATCAGCCCCGGCCTGACCAGCGCCAACGACGCCCTGAGCAAGGCCGGCAAGGACGTCTTCATGGGTTACCTGTTCGACACCTGGTACAAGAAGCTGGACGACGCCTCCCGTGAGGCCGCCAACCAGCTCATGTTCAAGGGCGGCGACGCGCAGAAGTTCTGCGACACCATGGAGGCCGCTTCGCAGGCGGTCGCGAAGGACTCTTCGATCACCAAGTTCACCCGTTCCTGA